Proteins co-encoded in one Nothobranchius furzeri strain GRZ-AD chromosome 4, NfurGRZ-RIMD1, whole genome shotgun sequence genomic window:
- the LOC107389772 gene encoding calmodulin-regulated spectrin-associated protein 3 isoform X1, translated as MVDSPGAAVKKTFTVPEIKPLDRYDVNRAKICASVRWLLSKSYGSAENVPVELREPLYKDQYEQEHLKPSITKLLLSPEVYCRAQALLAPAHGVSPPASQGPPADNSALLQFLTKKGLSPKVQDVDITEEDLNHTPINTKAHLALIDSLMSLAAKEVVGQVKMAEEAEQIGVGAPWENALLFWVNRLNQKLRESTEEEELPKTNTCTDLQPVQETSQSTRWYWKLVPHAIAFCLKESGNKPPVIRYRKDKVQSKLTPTFPLVSAVKDLSNGCAIAAAVHYYCPGLLPLEDVCLKDTMSVADSFYNLQLIKEFCESSLQSGCPLAVEDLLYAPPTLHLNIMSFIAELLECFEVKKPDFVKPVQPIDLTDISGLLDCTSPVSGNSNSGSPSFIFKQPFVPIPSLVSTENKNWTKKQISRPLSAVTFSIPFGLDSDVDIVMGNPIDSVFRSVSTDNLTTGIPALTSTATSAGMTCVSYSPPEDLSHLVSASAPAQRSSWGPYAHTAPLGELPTIEEVRQVVHIPDSKDRKKGGTSEKSGRAVFTGRPEPRLRPEGAPAGFFLHSPEENNSQLSSSAPCRSGVLCRPVRGEAGDHDRQGKRERSKQYSMSRDDDSVLRDGSIDSSEASDDLPRNTPGNIRPSNGRHGNHSSNSSPCMTSFAERRDNRRRQAATPGEESASAPTPTTPGTPHTPSTPAGASGHQHQLDGPASRGPELSSEAWELGARLEEKRKSIEAQKRRIEAIFAKHRQRLGKTAFLQLKREQGEGGVEGAEEDNLTLEERLTRMEEQLKQDEEKVEKERETEKEKPSVSDPPRLEKQVTFSIDNKKGGEKEKGVEKGGEAVVVEYNEVVQKLGEALQSLQRDMQKLTEQQQQLLSNQRPGNTPKNTSKPEPRSFTKTPPRTPTKTPPRTPTKTPTRSTSKAWVIPSGPGSPAGSSPSRRSHLLTSSTSPKTSISSSCPAPRTKTHSSSTPCSPKNNPRLQHHPHPRPSELKFPTLNRVLTPTQNVDTLPHLRRVSPSKCQVQTSSSFRIGEPPTPKQPPQPFQQLQPEESTSDTGSSETPTQFSLELEQEDAEEVGALPVLPQSRQDRLRAAGGSSSGAPSECSFESDTLSLSAAYSTGVEGERGEGAGKPCSLIEASFSSAGGPEGGSDEPTDEGQEFSSDSMSDHTESATDAVRELHIEQLDPVQQLNLATEAKEAPELQTGPAEGPSTHAETAEVCGEKNELESRGGIGFFFKEDVHSEGEMAQRKALLLERQQRRTEELKKRRQWNEQERENRPASSERRVASPSSNPPAGTTSLSPTPPATPARRGDFTRGEYARRHQLRIMEDLDKVLKQKSTHQSRSAKKSRSRPRSMTREETQLSLSPAKGPTGSKLTKAHSQSSLNLAATDEPGNPTKKPQSNSPSRCVTPNKSAHLNGDKDWESGSSGNSPGPDYTGPKLFKEPSFKSNKFIIHNALSRCCLAGKVNESQKSKIIEEMEKSSANHFLILFRDSSCQFRGVYTLNPDSQELVRLTGVGPRMVNPTQVESLYKYSSDRKQFSAIPSKTMGMSIDAFTIPGHLWQGGGGAGGAGGGGRRASITKKAVK; from the exons ATGGTGGACTCTCCCGGcgcagcagtgaagaaaacattcACGGTCCCGGAGATCAAGCCGCTGGATCGGTATGACGTGAACCGGGCCAAGATCTGCGCCAGCGTGCGGTGGCTGCTGTCTAAATCCTACGGCTCTGCAG aaAATGTTCCTGTTGAGCTTCGAGAGCCACTTTACAAAGACCAGTATGAGCAAGAGCATCTCAAGCCGTCCATCACCAAGCTGCTTCTCTCCCCAGAGGTTTATTGCCGGGCTCAAGCCCTGTTGGCTCCGGCACATGGGGTCTCTCCACCAGCATCGCAGGGGCCCCCGGCTGATAACTCAGCCCTGCTGCAGTTCCTCACAAAGAAAGGTCTCAGCCCAAAGGTTCAGGATGTGGACATCACAGAAGAGGACCTTAACCACACACCCATcaacacg AAAGCCCACCTCGCCCTCATCGACTCTCTGATGTCACTGGCAGCCAAAGAGGTGGTTGGTCAGGTGAAAATGGCAGAGGAGGCTGAGCAGATAGGTGTCGGAGCTCCGTGGGAGAACGCCCTGCTCTTTTGGGTCAATAGG TTGAACCAGAAGTTGAGAGAAAGCACAGAAGAAGAAGAGCTTCCCAAGACAAATACATGTACCGACCTGCAGCCTGTACAGGAAACG TCTCAGTCCACTCGTTGGTACTGGAAGCTAGTCCCC CATGCAATCGCTTTTTGTTTGAAGGAGTCGGGGAATAAGCCACCAGTG ATTCGCTACAGGAAAGACAAAGTGCAGTCCAAACTGACTCCTACTTTCCCTCTGGTTTCTGCGGTCAAAGATCTGTCTAATGGCTGTGCAATAGCCGCTGCTGTGCACTACTATTGCCCCGGCTTGCTGCCTCTAGAGG atgtgtgtcTGAAGGACACTATGTCTGTGGCTGACAGCTTCTACAACCTGCAGCTGATCAAAGAGTTTTGTGAGAGCAGCTTGCAGAGCGGCTGCCCCCTGGCTGTAGAGGACCTTCTGTACGCTCCGCCCACTCTGCAT CTGAACATAATGAGCTTCATAGCGGAGCTACTGGAATGTTTTGAGGTGAAGAAGCCTGACTTTGTCAAGCCAGTGCAACCTATTGACCTCACAG ACATCTCAGGGTTACTTGACTGTACAAGCCCCGTCAGTGGGAACAGCAACAG CGGTTCTCCTTCGTTCATCTTTAAACAACCGTTTGTGCCCATCCCTTCTCTTGTGTCCACAG AAAACAAAAATTGGACAAAAAAACAGATTAG TCGTCCTCTGTCAGCAGTGACTTTCAGCATCCCATTTGGCCTGGACAGTGATGTTGACATTGTCATGGGAAACCCAATAGATTCTGTCTTTCGCTCTGTCAGCACTGACAACCTCACCACTGGCATCCCTGCTCTCACCTCCACGGCAACATCAGCGGGGATGACGTGTGTCTCGTACAGCCCTCCGGAGGACCTCAGCCACCTGGTCAGCGCCTCTGCCCCAGCGCAGCGGTCTTCCTGGGGCCCCTATGCACACACGGCACCGCTGGGAGAACTCCCGACCATTGAGGAGGTGCGACAAGTGGTTCACATACCTGACAGCAAAGACAGAAAGAAGGGGGGGACAAGTGAGAAAAGTGGGAGGGCAGTATTCACGGGCAGGCCGGAGCCCAGGTTACGTCCAGAGGGAGCACCTGCAGGTTTCTTTCTGCACTCCCCCGAAGAGAATAACTCCCAACTGAGCAGCTCAGCTCCCTGTCGCTCGGGGGTTCTCTGTCGACCAGTCAGAGGGGAGGCTGGTGACCATGACAGGCAAGGAAAAAGAGAGCGATCCAAACAGTACTCTATGTCACGTGATGACGACTCTGTTCTACGAGATGGCAGCATTGACTCGTCTGAAGCTTCAGATGATTTGCCCAGAAACACCCCTGGCAATATACGACCCAGTAATGGTCGCCATGGAAACCACAGTAGCAACAGCAGTCCGTGCATGACAAGCTTTGCTGAACGACGAGACAACCGACGAAGACAAGCTGCCACTCCCGGGGAGGAGTCAGCATCTGCTCCAACACCAACAACACCAGGAACACCACACACACCCTCAACACCAGCAGGTGCATCAGGCCACCAGCATCAACTGGACGGTCCAGCCTCGAGAGGTCCCGAGCTAAGCTCCGAGGCCTGGGAGCTGGGAGCTCGCCTCGAAGAAAAACGCAAAAGCATAGAAGCTCAAAAAAGGCGCATTGAAGCCATTTTTGCCAAGCACAGGCAAAGGCTCGGGAAAACTGCTTTCCTTCAGCTGAAAAGGGAGCAGGGAGAGGGCGGAGTGGAGGGAGCAGAGGAAGATAATCTGACCCTGGAGGAGCGTCTCACTCGCATGGAGGAGCAGCTGAAGCAGGATGAGGAGAAAGTGGAAAAGGaaagagaaacagagaaagagaaGCCATCTGTTTCCGACCCACCTCGACTGGAGAAACAGGTCACTTTCTCCATCGACAACAAGAAAGGGGGAGAGAAAGAAAAGGGAGTAGAGAAAGGAGGTGAGGCTGTCGTAGTGGAATACAACGAAGTGGTGCAGAAACTGGGTGAAGCTCTGCAGTCGCTTCAGCGGGACATGCAGAAACTTACAGAGCAGCAACAGCAGCTTCTGAGTAACCAGAGACCCGGAAACACTCCCAAAAACACCTCCAAACCCGAACCAAGAAGTTTCACCAAAACTCCCCCTCGCACCCCAACAAAGACCCCACCAAGAACCCCGACAAAGACTCCCACCAGGAGCACCAGTAAGGCCTGGGTGATTCCTTCTGGGCCTGGCTCTCCTGCCGGTTCTTCCCCTTCACGGCGCTCTCACCTCCTCACCTCGTCCACGTCTCCCAAAACCAGCATCTCTTCATCATGTCCAGCTCCTCGGACCAAAACCCACTCCTCGTCCACTCCCTGCAGTCCCAAAAACAATCCCCGTCTCCAGCACCACCCCCACCCACGACCCTCCGAACTCAAATTCCCAACGCTCAATCGTGTTTTGACTCCGACCCAGAATGTGGACACGCTCCCCCACCTGCGCCGTGTGTCTCCCAGTAAATGTCAGGTCCAAACATCCTCTTCCTTCCGTATTGGAGAGCCTCCAACTCCCAAGCAGCCTCCTCAACCTTTCCAGCAGCTGCAGCCTGAAGAGAGCACCTCAGACACAGGCTCGAGCGAGACACCCACCCAGTTTAGCCTGGAGCTGGAGCAGGAGGACGCGGAGGAAGTGGGAGCCCTGCCAGTGTTACCACAGTCCAGACAGGACAGGCTGAGAGCCGCTGGAGGCAGCAGCTCCGGTGCTCCTTCTGAGTGCTCCTTTGAGAGCGACACCTTGTCCCTCTCTGCTGCGTACAGCACAGGAGTTGAAGGAGAAAGAGGCGAAGGAGCAGGAAAGCCCTGCAGCCTGATTGAGGCGTCCTTTTCGTCTGCTGGAGGACCAGAGGGGGGCAGTGATGAACCCACTGATGAGGGACAGGAGTTCTCCTCTGATTCGATGAGTGACCACACTGAATCGGCCACAGATGCTGTTAGAGAGCTACACATAGAGCAACTGGATCCAGTCCAACAACTCAATTTGGCGACAGAGGCCAAGGAGGCGCCAGAGCTGCAAACCGGACCAGCAGAAGGACCATCAACACACGCTGAGACAGCAGAGGTTTGTGGGGAGAAGAATGAGCTCGAATCGAGAGGAGGAATTGGATTCTTCTTTAAG GAGGACGTCCACAGTGAAGGAGAGATGGCGCAGCGTAAAGCTCTGCTGCTGGAGAGGCAGCAGAGGAGGACGGAGGAGCTGAAGAAGAGGAGACAGTGGAACGAGCAGGAGAGGGAAAACAG ACCAGCATCCTCTGAAAGAAGAGTGGCATCTCCCTCCAGCAACCCCCCTGCAGGTACAACCTCCCTGTCCCCTACACCTCCAGCCACTCCTGCTCGGCGCGGGGATTTCACACGAGGAGAGTACGCGCGACGCCATCAGCTCAGAATCATGGAGGACCTGGACAAAGTCCTGAAGCAGAAATCAACACACCAAAGCCGATCGGCTAAGAAAAGCCGCTCACGGCCTCGCAGCATGACCAGAGAGGAAACCCAGCTGTCTCTGAGTCCGGCCAAGGGACCAACAG GCTCTAAGCTGACAAAGGCCCACTCACAGTCCTCACTGAACCTTGCAGCTACAGATGAGCCTGGAAACCCGACAAAGAAACCTCAGAG TAATTCTCCCTCACGATGCGTGACACCGAACAAGTCTGCCCATCTGAACGGAGACAAGGACTGGGAGTCTGGTTCCAGCGGGAACTCTCCAGGTCCGGATTATACAG GTCCGAAGCTTTTCAAAGAACCAAGCTTCAAgtccaataaattcatcatacacAACGCTTTATCTCGCTGCTGCCTCGCTGGGAAGGTCAACGAATCACAAAAAAGCAAGATCATTGAG GAAATGGAGAAGAGCTCTGCAAACCACTTCCTCATTCTCTTCCGGGACTCCAGCTGTCAGTTTAGGGGCGTTTACACTCTCAACCCTGACTCTCAGGAGCTTGTCCGTCTGACAGGAGTCGGCCCGCGGATGGTCAACCCCACTCAGGTGGAATCGTTGTATAAGTACAGCTCAGACAGGAAGCAGTTTAGTGCCATACCATCAAAAACCATGGGCATGAGCATTGATGCCTTCACCATCCCTGGACATCTTTGGCAAGGAgggggaggagcaggaggagcaggaggaggaggcaggagagcaAGTATTACTAAGAAGGCGGTCAAATGA